From a region of the Hypanus sabinus isolate sHypSab1 chromosome 2, sHypSab1.hap1, whole genome shotgun sequence genome:
- the LOC132403060 gene encoding extracellular calcium-sensing receptor-like, translating to MIFAIAEINRNENLLPGITLGYQIHDDCSSFAIASKAALTLINGEENSIEYLECRGSSNVVAIVGCDISTSSIVTARTMGSFRIPLVSYYSTCSCLSDKREYPTFFRTIPGDQYQSKILAELVRTFGWTWIGTIRSNTDYGHFGMQGFVEHAEKFGVCIAYSASFYRTDPPEKISHIVQVIKQASTKVVVAFAHSGDMRILLNEIWRQNVTGIQWIGSEAWITKKFLPPKERGIFLTGAIGPATRRIEIDGLRDYLHNVHPSKFPGNTLVKEFWETLFTCSLKVENGTSPGNFPGEFRQCTGKEQMEGIENAYLPAIMDGSSYHVYTAVYSIAHALHNLLTCVEGNGPFRNNTCAQIANFEPWQYLHYLRTVNFTAKTGETVYFDENGDPVPRYEFVNIQTNFKGSADIVNVGYYDGSVPQGQELMLNVKEIMFSTTGNTIPRAVCSEPCLPGTRKVSRKGQPICCFNCAECADGEISNATDSTDCIKCPSEYWTNQAKTQCVLKKVEFLSFGDDLGFILVTLALVGICFTLVIAVIFYRFRETAIVKANNSELSFLLLCALLFCFICSLTFIGEPFVWSCMLRRTAFAILFVLCISCILGKTILVVIAFKANRPDSRVMNWFGPVQQRVGVSFLTFVQGLVCIVWLTVSPPYPQKNMKHYRDIIILECNVGSLTAFYFVSAYIALLSIVCLVLAFLARKLPDSFNDAKYITFSMLIFSAVWITFIPAYVSSPGKYTVAVEVFAIWASSFGLLICIFVPKCYVILLKPEINTKKHMMSKVTSL from the exons ATGATTTTTGCTATTGCCGAAATAAACCGGAATGAGAATCTTCTCCCAGGGATCACGCTCGGGTATCAGATCCACGACGACTGCTCATCCTTCGCGATCGCCTCGAAAGCAGCGCTCACGTTGATCAATGGAGAAGAAAATTCGATTGAATACCTTGAATGCAGAGGTTCCTCCAACGTCGTGGCCATTGTTGGATGCGATATCTCTACAAGCTCCATCGTAACTGCCAGGACAATGGGATCATTTAGGATTCCATTG GTTAGTTACTATTCTACCTGCTCCTGCCTCAGTGATAAGAGAGAATATCCCACCTTTTTCAGAACTATCCCCGGCGACCAATACCAGTCCAAAATCCTCGCAGAACTGGTGAGAACCTTTGGCTGGACTTGGATTGGAACCATTAGAAGTAACACCGATTATGGACATTTCGGAATGCAAGGATTTGTGGAACATGCCGAAAAGTTTGGGGTTTGCATTGCCTACTCTGCGTCATTTTACAGGACCGACCCGCCTGAAAAAATCAGTCATATTGTTCAGGTGATTAAACAGGCGTCTACTAAAGTGGTAGTGGCTTTTGCCCACAGTGGTGATATGCGAATTTTATTGAATGAGATTTGGCGGCAAAATGTAACCGGCATACAATGGATTGGAAGTGAGGCGTGGATCACAAAAAAATTTCTCCCGCCTAAAGAAAGAGGAATTTTTCTTACTGGAGCAATCGGTCCGGCTACCCGGAGGATAGAGATAGATGGTCTCAGAGATTATCTTCATAACGTCCATCCTTCCAAGTTTCCTGGTAACACTTTGGTGAAGGAGTTTTGGGAGACTTTGTTCACTTGTTCGTTGAAAGTCGAAAACGGCACAAGCCCGGGGAACTTTCCAGGTGAATTTCGGCAATGCACTGGAAAGGAGCAGATGGAAGGGATAGAAAATGCCTATCTTCCAGCGATAATGGACGGGAGTTCATACCACGTGTATACAGCGGTCTACTCCATCGCTCACGCACTCCACAATCTGTTAACCTGTGTCGAAGGGAATGGACCCTTTAGGAATAACACGTGTGCGCAAATTGCAAATTTCGAGCCTTGGCAG TACCTGCACTACCTACGCACCGTGAATTTCACAGCAAAGACGGGAGAAACCGTATATTTTGATGAAAATGGTGACCCGGTGCCAAGATACGAATTCGTGAACATACAAACGAATTTCAAGGGCAGCGCTGACATTGTAAACGTCGGATATTATGACGGTTCGGTTCCGCAAGGGCAGGAACTAATGCTGAATGTCAAGGAGATCATGTTCAGCACCACGGGAAATACG ATTCCACGAGCTGTTTGCTCAGAACCATGTCTTCCTGGAACAAGAAAAGTCAGCCGAAAAGGGCAGCCAATATGTTGTTTTAACTGTGCAGAATGCGCGGATGGTGAGATCAGCAATGCCACGG ATTCCACCGACTGCATCAAGTGTCCATCGGAATACTGGACGAATCAGGCAAAAACACAATGTGTTCTCAAGAAGGTTGAGTTTCTTTCATTTGGAGACGATCTTGGGTTTATATTAGTAACACTTGCTCTAGTGGGAATATGCTTTACGTTGGTCATCGCTGTTATTTTCTACCGGTTTCGGGAAACTGCCATAGTCAAAGCcaacaactctgaactgagcttTCTACTTCTCTGCGCCCTGCTGTTTTGCTTCATTTGCTCACTGACATTCATAGGAGAACCATTCGTCTGGTCGTGCATGTTGCGCCGCACCGCTTTCGCAATTCTGTTCGTTCTTTGCATTTCCTGCATCCTGGGCAAAACCATCCTTGTCGTGATTGCCTTTAAAGCAAATCGACCCGACAGCCGTGTAATGAATTGGTTCGGACCTGTGCAGCAACGCGTGGGCGTCTCATTTCTTACCTTTGTGCAAGGTTTAGTTTGCATTGTCTGGTTAACTGTGTCACCTCCCTACCCCCAGAAAAacatgaaacattacagagacatCATTATTCTGGAATGTAACGTGGGCTCATTGACAGCCTTTTACTTTGTCTCGGCCTATATTGCGCTGCTGTCCATTGTGTGTTTAGTGCTTGCATTCCTTGCCCGGAAACTCCCAGATAGTTTCAACGACGCCAAGTACATCACGTTCAGCATGCTGATCTTTTCCGCTGTTTGGATAACTTTTATTCCAGCCTATGTGAGCTCTCCAGGGAAGTATACAGTGGCTGTTGAAGTGTTCGCCATTTGGGCATCAAGCTTCGGTCTGCTAATTTGTATTTTTGTACCTAAATGCTACGTCATCTTATTGAAACCGGAgattaatacaaagaaacatatGATGTCCAAAGTGACTTCACTTTAA